From the genome of Candidatus Methylomirabilota bacterium, one region includes:
- a CDS encoding phage tail protein: MATVVVRLDTLGLDDALKNLGQKEVRARVRALNRTIATAQTEARRAIAEDTGLPQRVIAQSLSVERAVFGRPTATLQATGRRIPLYDFTRQRKLRGRPTGKGAVPGAFIARMASGHVGIFKRVGKSRSRKGLPPHAPGLPITELFGPSLPFVFTNAKIMGALLAHAKENLAKNYRHEVQFLERAHAS, translated from the coding sequence ATGGCGACCGTGGTCGTCCGGCTCGATACGCTCGGCCTCGACGATGCGCTGAAGAACCTGGGCCAGAAGGAAGTGCGCGCGCGCGTGCGCGCCCTGAATCGGACCATCGCCACGGCCCAGACCGAGGCCCGGCGGGCCATCGCCGAGGATACCGGGCTCCCCCAGCGCGTCATCGCCCAGTCGCTCAGCGTGGAGCGCGCCGTGTTTGGTCGGCCCACGGCCACGCTCCAAGCGACGGGGCGGCGCATTCCGCTCTACGACTTCACCCGGCAGCGGAAGCTTCGCGGGCGCCCCACCGGCAAGGGCGCGGTGCCCGGGGCCTTCATCGCGCGCATGGCGAGCGGGCACGTCGGGATCTTCAAGCGGGTGGGGAAGTCCCGCTCGCGCAAGGGCCTACCGCCCCATGCGCCGGGCCTGCCGATCACGGAGCTCTTCGGCCCCTCGCTGCCGTTCGTCTTCACGAACGCGAAGATCATGGGCGCGCTCCTCGCGCACGCCAAGGAGAACCTCGCGAAGAACTATCGGCACGAGGTGCAATTTCTCGAGCGTGCGCATGCGTCATGA
- a CDS encoding prohead protease/major capsid protein fusion protein has translation MRKATAAKARPTVQRVQASDFARRADLRVESLNRERRTAEVVWTTGARVLRVPWFDEPFYEELSLDPTHVRMGRLTSGRASLLAAHDAQSLDAAIGVIESAGLERGQGVATVRFAKDDPAADAIWNKVQQGILRNISVGYRVHKFEKVAGGEGQIPTLRAVDWEPFELSVVPIGADDGAKIRADAPLDTHPCEILAVARSHTKETTTMLDEARSETIVEANPLAPLPAEPTLADPPEANEREEGATAEFERCDGIRAACLAARMPRAFEDRLIRDRSMSLVKAQGLVLDELRKRSGDERGPRAPSGASEITVADDPLVHVRSGIEGALLHRIAPHRFPLDDKSRQYRGMSLLDVGRAFLSARGVRTSTLDRSRLVDTLLTRTGLHTTTDFPGLFEDAANKTLRAAYEAAPQTWQTISRLVTLTDFKPSRQLQVGDAPALLEILEHGEYTFGTIGEAKETIQLKTYGRMFGITRQALINDDLNAFGEVPAAFGRKARDIESDLAWAQITSNPTMGDGNALFGGNALAAPHFNLTSTGTVISVAALGVGRAALRNQKGIDGVTPLNLTPRYLIVPAALETIADQFVTQITPALSGSVNPFTAGGRTPLVTVVEPRLDVNSAVSWYLATDVAQAPVLYHGILDGQEGPLVTQMEGFDVDGMKFRCRIDVAFKAADWRAIYKNVGA, from the coding sequence GTGCGCAAGGCCACCGCCGCGAAAGCGCGTCCCACCGTCCAGCGCGTCCAGGCCTCCGATTTCGCCCGCCGCGCCGATCTCCGCGTCGAGAGCCTCAACCGCGAGCGCCGCACCGCCGAGGTCGTCTGGACGACCGGCGCGCGCGTGCTCCGCGTGCCGTGGTTCGATGAGCCCTTCTACGAGGAGCTGAGCCTCGACCCCACGCACGTGCGTATGGGACGGCTCACCAGCGGGCGGGCGAGTCTCCTCGCGGCCCACGACGCGCAGTCGCTCGACGCCGCCATCGGCGTCATCGAATCGGCTGGCCTCGAACGCGGCCAGGGCGTCGCCACCGTGCGCTTCGCCAAGGACGACCCCGCGGCCGATGCCATCTGGAACAAGGTCCAGCAAGGCATTCTGCGCAATATCAGCGTCGGCTACCGAGTCCACAAGTTCGAGAAGGTCGCGGGGGGCGAGGGCCAGATCCCGACCCTCCGCGCGGTCGACTGGGAGCCCTTTGAACTCTCCGTCGTCCCAATCGGGGCCGACGATGGCGCCAAGATCCGCGCCGACGCCCCCCTCGACACGCATCCCTGCGAGATTCTCGCCGTCGCACGGTCCCACACGAAGGAGACGACCACCATGCTAGATGAGGCCCGGTCCGAGACGATCGTCGAGGCCAATCCCCTGGCGCCGCTGCCCGCCGAGCCCACGCTGGCCGATCCGCCCGAGGCGAACGAGCGCGAGGAAGGGGCCACCGCCGAGTTCGAGCGCTGCGATGGCATTCGCGCGGCCTGCCTGGCGGCGCGCATGCCGCGCGCCTTCGAGGATCGGCTGATCCGCGATCGAAGCATGTCCCTCGTGAAGGCGCAGGGCCTCGTCCTGGACGAGCTCCGGAAGCGGAGCGGCGACGAGCGCGGCCCGCGCGCGCCGAGCGGCGCGAGCGAGATCACCGTCGCCGACGATCCCTTGGTCCACGTCCGGAGCGGCATCGAGGGCGCGCTGCTCCACCGGATCGCGCCCCATCGCTTCCCGCTCGATGACAAGAGCCGCCAGTACCGCGGCATGAGCCTCCTCGACGTCGGCCGCGCGTTCCTGAGCGCGCGCGGCGTCCGGACGAGCACGCTCGATCGCTCGCGCCTCGTCGATACGCTGCTGACGCGGACGGGGCTCCACACGACCACGGACTTCCCAGGGCTCTTCGAGGACGCCGCGAACAAGACGCTCCGCGCGGCCTACGAGGCCGCGCCCCAGACGTGGCAGACGATTTCGCGGCTCGTCACGCTAACGGACTTCAAGCCCTCGCGCCAGCTCCAGGTGGGGGATGCCCCGGCCCTGCTCGAGATCCTCGAGCACGGGGAGTACACCTTCGGCACGATCGGCGAAGCGAAGGAAACCATCCAGCTCAAGACGTATGGGCGCATGTTCGGGATCACCCGGCAGGCGCTCATCAATGACGACCTCAACGCCTTCGGGGAAGTGCCCGCCGCGTTCGGACGCAAGGCCCGCGACATCGAGTCCGATCTGGCCTGGGCGCAGATCACGAGCAACCCGACCATGGGCGACGGCAATGCCCTGTTCGGCGGCAACGCGCTCGCGGCGCCGCACTTTAACCTGACCTCGACCGGCACGGTTATCTCGGTGGCCGCGCTCGGCGTGGGCCGGGCGGCCCTGCGCAACCAGAAGGGGATCGACGGCGTCACGCCGCTCAACCTGACGCCCCGCTATCTCATCGTGCCCGCCGCGCTCGAGACCATCGCGGACCAGTTCGTCACGCAGATCACGCCCGCGCTCTCGGGCAGCGTCAACCCGTTCACCGCCGGCGGGCGGACGCCGCTCGTCACGGTGGTCGAGCCACGGCTCGACGTCAACAGCGCGGTGAGCTGGTATCTGGCCACCGACGTCGCCCAGGCCCCGGTGCTCTATCACGGGATCCTCGACGGCCAAGAGGGCCCGCTGGTCACCCAGATGGAAGGCTTCGACGTGGACGGCATGAAGTTCCGGTGCCGCATCGATGTTGCCTTCAAGGCCGCCGACTGGCGGGCCATCTACAAGAACGTCGGCGCCTAG
- a CDS encoding DUF2190 family protein, with amino-acid sequence MKTFSQEGENPTFTAPANVTAGTGVKIGDLLVIPAITAANGAQFTGVIRGVVEHAKLSAQAWTEGQQVNWDDTNKRFTTVTTGNFRAGVAYRVAANPSATGLVFLTGVNLGAALA; translated from the coding sequence ATGAAGACATTTTCTCAGGAAGGCGAGAACCCGACCTTTACGGCCCCCGCCAACGTGACGGCTGGCACCGGCGTCAAGATCGGCGACCTCCTGGTCATTCCCGCCATCACGGCGGCGAACGGGGCGCAGTTCACCGGCGTGATCCGGGGGGTCGTCGAGCACGCGAAGCTCTCGGCGCAGGCCTGGACCGAGGGCCAGCAGGTGAACTGGGACGACACCAACAAGCGATTCACCACCGTCACGACCGGGAACTTCCGGGCGGGCGTGGCCTATCGCGTGGCGGCGAATCCCTCGGCGACCGGGCTGGTGTTTCTCACCGGCGTCAACCTCGGCGCGGCGCTCGCCTAA